TGACATTGATTTGGCTTTGGCCAAGGCTATCATGAAAAATATTGTAAAAGATATTGAGACTGAAGTGGGCATAGATTTTATTCAAAAAACAGTTTCAGAATATTTTGACATCAAAATTGAAGATCTTAAAGCAAAAACCAGAAAAAAAGAAATTGTCACCGCCCGTCAAGTGGCCATGTATTTTGCAAAAGAATTTACCAATCATTCCCTTAAATCCATCGGCTATCATTTTGGCGGAAGAGACCACAGCACAGTAATACATGCGGTTCAGACAGTCAATGATTTTATGGAAACAGATACTGCTTTTAGAAACTCAGTAAATGACCTGAAAAAGAAATTTAAAATGCGGTCCTACTGACCAATTATTTTTTGCTTGTATAAATTCAAAACACCCCTTAATTCCTCCTTTGGAAATTTGATTTCAGTACCTCCCAAGACATATGGGCCAATTTCGTATGGATTATAGTAAAACACCACTGAATCCATTTCAAAACCTATAGCAGCAGGTAAGAAAAATATCGAATCCCTTTCCAGAAAAAACATACCGGTTTCCTTCAGAGATACTTTCTCTTCTATATCATGGATCTCCCTGAATTTTGATTCTACCAAATGGAGCAATTCGGGTTTATCCGAAATCAAAGACTCATTATCCAATACCTGATTTTCAATTTTATTAAAATTTAGGTATTGTCTGTAACTATTGGGATGAGCGCCTCCGGTATAGGCGTAAGTTTCTATAACAATTGAAATAAGCTGAACATTTTCAAACAAAATCTTGAAAGTTACATCTATTTCCCATTCTTGATTTGATTCAAACCCATCCATAAATTCAATATAAGAATCTAAAAAATTGGTGGCCGCATCTTCAATGCTCGAGGATTTTATTTCTTCATTGACATCTACGATTTTAATGATTCTCTCTTCAATAAGATTATTCAAATTGGATGTGGTTTCATTTTCTTGGGTAAAAACCGGATATTTCACATTGACTTCACTACAATTTAATCCTTTACAGGCTTTTTGATGAAATTCCTTCAGTTCAAATTCCAAGCTATTGTGAATTGGAGGATTACATGAGAATGCAACAATTAAAAACACGAGCCAAATCCACTTGCTCATAATTGACCGGTTATTTTCTTGAAATCCCATCAATAAATGCTTCCACTAATTCCCTGGCTAAACCTATTGGAGATTTTTTGCCTGCCTTTATTTCAGATAGATTCTTGGTTAAACTACTTTTGATTTCTTCATTTTCATAAAAACTGCTTTTCAAAAGATAACCAATATGGTCATGAAGCCAGTTCTCTAATTGATTGGATCGATTGATATCCAAATAATTGATCCGTTTCATTTGATCCACAAAGCCTTCAATCATTTGCCAGATTTCGGAAAGACCAATCTGATCAATCGCCGAACAGGTCAATACCTTGGGATTCCAGCCGTTTTCTTTTACAGGAAAAAGATGAAGTGCATTGGTATATTCTCTTTTGGCTTTTTTGGCAGCGGTTATATTTTCCCCATCTGCTTTATTGATGACCAATGCATCACACATTTCAATGATTCCTTTTTTTATACCCTGCAATTCGTCACCTGCCCCTGCCAACATAAGTAGCAGAAAAAAATCCACCATGCCCTTGACGGCAATTTCAGACTGACCAACGCCCACAGTCTCAATAAGTATGATATTAAACCCGGCGGCTTCACAAAGCAACATGGCCTCCCTGGTTTTTGCACTGACACCTCCCAAGGAGACACCTGCCGGACTTGGTCTGATATAAGCCCTTTTATCAGAACTAAGCTTTTCCATCCTGGTCTTATCACCAAGAATACTGCCATGACTTTTTTGACTGCTGGGATCTATGGTCAATACAGCAAGCTTATAGCCCTTTTCCACCAATAATTTACCAAATCCTTCTATAAATGTACTTTTCC
This window of the Aquiflexum balticum DSM 16537 genome carries:
- a CDS encoding DUF3298 and DUF4163 domain-containing protein yields the protein MSKWIWLVFLIVAFSCNPPIHNSLEFELKEFHQKACKGLNCSEVNVKYPVFTQENETTSNLNNLIEERIIKIVDVNEEIKSSSIEDAATNFLDSYIEFMDGFESNQEWEIDVTFKILFENVQLISIVIETYAYTGGAHPNSYRQYLNFNKIENQVLDNESLISDKPELLHLVESKFREIHDIEEKVSLKETGMFFLERDSIFFLPAAIGFEMDSVVFYYNPYEIGPYVLGGTEIKFPKEELRGVLNLYKQKIIGQ
- the meaB gene encoding methylmalonyl Co-A mutase-associated GTPase MeaB; the encoded protein is MKITSRLPVEAYVEGILSGDRVILSRAITLVESTLPQDQFLAENVVEKILPYSGKSIRIGITGVPGVGKSTFIEGFGKLLVEKGYKLAVLTIDPSSQKSHGSILGDKTRMEKLSSDKRAYIRPSPAGVSLGGVSAKTREAMLLCEAAGFNIILIETVGVGQSEIAVKGMVDFFLLLMLAGAGDELQGIKKGIIEMCDALVINKADGENITAAKKAKREYTNALHLFPVKENGWNPKVLTCSAIDQIGLSEIWQMIEGFVDQMKRINYLDINRSNQLENWLHDHIGYLLKSSFYENEEIKSSLTKNLSEIKAGKKSPIGLARELVEAFIDGISRK